Proteins co-encoded in one Xanthomonas campestris pv. badrii genomic window:
- the cspE gene encoding transcription antiterminator/RNA stability regulator CspE, whose translation MPNGTVKWFNDAKGFGFISPEDGSADVFAHFSAINSKGFRSLQEGQRVSYDVTQGPKGAQASNITPIE comes from the coding sequence ATGCCGAACGGTACCGTCAAGTGGTTCAACGACGCCAAGGGATTTGGCTTCATCTCACCGGAGGACGGCAGCGCCGATGTCTTCGCGCACTTCTCCGCGATCAACTCCAAGGGCTTCCGCAGCCTGCAGGAAGGCCAGCGCGTCAGCTATGACGTGACCCAGGGCCCCAAGGGTGCCCAGGCTTCGAACATCACGCCGATCGAGTAA